The following coding sequences lie in one Hydrogenophaga sp. PBL-H3 genomic window:
- a CDS encoding GatB/YqeY domain-containing protein, producing the protein MSLKEQITEDMKAAMRAKDSERLGTIRLLTAAMKQKEVDDRVELDDAMVVAIVDKLIKQRKDSIEAFTKANRMDLADKESAELKVLQAYLPARLSAEEVTAEVKAIVAEVGATGPGDMGKVMGAVKARLAGKADMGMVSAAVKAALTN; encoded by the coding sequence ATGAGCCTCAAGGAACAGATCACCGAAGACATGAAGGCGGCCATGCGCGCCAAGGACAGCGAGCGCCTGGGCACCATCCGCCTGCTCACCGCGGCCATGAAGCAGAAGGAAGTGGACGACCGCGTGGAGCTCGACGACGCCATGGTGGTGGCCATCGTCGACAAGCTGATCAAGCAGCGCAAGGACAGCATCGAAGCCTTCACCAAGGCCAATCGCATGGACCTCGCCGACAAGGAGAGCGCCGAATTGAAGGTGTTGCAGGCCTACCTGCCCGCGCGTCTTTCCGCCGAGGAGGTGACCGCCGAAGTCAAGGCCATCGTGGCGGAGGTGGGCGCCACAGGTCCGGGCGACATGGGCAAGGTCATGGGCGCTGTGAAGGCCCGCCTGGCGGGCAAGGCCGACATGGGCATGGTGTCTGCTGCGGTGAAAGCCGCGTTGACGAACTAA
- the cobA gene encoding uroporphyrinogen-III C-methyltransferase, translating to MHTPSEFLPGTVSLVGAGPGDPELLTLKAVKAISAATVLLVDDLVSDAVLAHARPSARIVHVGKRGGCKSTPQAFIEKLMVMAASEGEVVVRLKGGDPFIFGRGGEEVEHLRAAGIEVQVINGITAGLAGLTSLGVPLTHREHAHGVVFVTGHAKPGDSGTDWPALAATARDAKLTLVIYMGVSGSEQIQTELLTGLPAHTPVAVIQHASLPEQRHAVTTLGQLRATIEREGLGSPAVIVVGDVVSGIAALQSPLPLARTA from the coding sequence ATGCACACGCCCTCTGAGTTCCTGCCAGGCACCGTTTCGCTCGTGGGCGCGGGCCCGGGTGATCCGGAGTTGCTCACGCTCAAAGCCGTCAAAGCGATCAGCGCGGCCACGGTGTTGCTGGTCGACGATCTGGTGAGCGACGCGGTGCTGGCCCACGCTCGGCCGAGCGCGCGCATCGTGCACGTGGGCAAGCGCGGTGGTTGCAAGAGCACGCCGCAAGCCTTCATCGAAAAGCTCATGGTCATGGCCGCGAGCGAGGGCGAGGTGGTGGTGCGTCTCAAGGGCGGCGACCCCTTCATCTTCGGGCGCGGCGGTGAAGAGGTGGAGCACCTGCGCGCCGCCGGCATCGAGGTGCAGGTCATCAACGGCATCACGGCCGGCCTGGCCGGCCTCACTTCCCTGGGCGTGCCGCTCACGCACCGCGAACACGCGCACGGCGTGGTGTTCGTCACGGGCCACGCCAAGCCAGGTGACAGCGGCACCGACTGGCCCGCGCTGGCCGCCACTGCGCGCGACGCCAAGCTCACGCTGGTGATCTACATGGGCGTGAGCGGCTCGGAGCAGATCCAGACCGAGCTGCTCACCGGCCTGCCAGCCCACACGCCCGTGGCCGTGATCCAGCACGCCAGCCTGCCCGAACAGCGCCACGCCGTCACCACGCTGGGGCAGCTGCGCGCCACCATCGAGCGTGAGGGGCTGGGCAGCCCGGCGGTCATCGTGGTGGGCGATGTGGTGAGCGGTATCGCCGCTCTTCAGTCGCCTCTGCCGCTCGCCCGCACCGCCTGA
- the ybiB gene encoding DNA-binding protein YbiB, which produces MGISQYIKEIGRGKDGARSLTREQATDLLGQVLDGTVTDLEVGGFCLAMRIKGETADEMAGFMDATHARLHKLPDNDHTTVVLPSYNGARKLPVLTPLLALLLAQRGAPVLVHGTATEDKRVFASAVFAELGVMPASRVPALAAGEVAFVPTEVLSPGLKRLLDVRRAVGLRNPAHSLVKLMNPCAGRAFIVGSYTHPEYAGSMAATWALTGAHAMLLRGTEGEPVADARRTPRMEIFRNSERTEVQPQQDGPLAQLPSLPTVDALNTAAYIRAVLDGSMPIPTPIALQVEHILRAVQHHDSPAHAHAL; this is translated from the coding sequence ATGGGAATCAGCCAATACATCAAGGAGATCGGTCGCGGCAAGGACGGCGCGCGTTCGCTCACGCGCGAGCAGGCCACCGATCTGCTGGGCCAGGTGCTTGACGGCACGGTGACCGACCTGGAGGTGGGCGGCTTTTGTCTCGCCATGCGCATCAAGGGCGAAACCGCCGACGAGATGGCCGGCTTCATGGATGCCACACACGCCCGGCTGCACAAACTGCCCGACAACGACCACACCACGGTGGTGCTGCCCAGCTACAACGGCGCGCGCAAACTGCCGGTGCTCACACCCCTGCTGGCCTTGCTGCTGGCACAACGCGGTGCGCCAGTGCTGGTGCACGGCACGGCCACCGAAGACAAGCGCGTGTTCGCCTCCGCCGTGTTCGCTGAACTCGGCGTGATGCCGGCCAGCCGCGTGCCCGCGCTGGCGGCGGGCGAGGTGGCATTCGTGCCCACCGAGGTGCTCAGCCCCGGCCTCAAGCGCCTGCTCGATGTGCGCCGCGCGGTGGGCCTGCGCAACCCGGCGCACAGCTTGGTGAAACTCATGAACCCGTGCGCAGGTCGGGCCTTCATCGTGGGCAGCTACACCCACCCCGAATACGCCGGCTCCATGGCCGCCACCTGGGCACTCACCGGCGCACACGCCATGCTGCTGCGCGGCACCGAAGGCGAACCGGTGGCCGATGCACGGCGCACACCGCGCATGGAAATTTTTCGCAACAGTGAGCGCACCGAGGTACAACCCCAGCAAGACGGCCCGCTCGCGCAACTGCCTTCACTGCCCACCGTGGACGCGTTGAACACCGCTGCTTACATCCGCGCGGTTCTCGACGGCAGCATGCCCATTCCCACACCGATCGCACTGCAGGTGGAACACATCTTGCGAGCGGTTCAACACCATGATTCCCCAGCCCATGCACACGCCCTCTGA
- a CDS encoding sterol desaturase family protein has protein sequence MLKKLNQFTEGHGALRPGRGLVTGAIALSLAILCFLGVMAFHFPQYLTTPQLRQQYDVGLMRQLLFGAMVIAGGLSLVNVLFNRARWLSAFAFALVTLSALLGGHQVEVDPNFPDHTPYIGMDWFILDLLGSALIFIFIEKLFALRKDQPVFRPEWQTDFHHFIVNHMVIGFMLLATNLLVHNIFGWVPVDGIRGWIAALPFWAALPLIILVADLAQYWTHRAYHETPLLWRLHAVHHSTKHMDWMAGSRQHILETIITRTLVLGPIYLLGFSKEVIDAYIIVVGFQAVFNHANVSVRLGPLRYLIVTPNFHHWHHSQDADALDKNYAAHYAFLDHLFGTAVNSNKVWPERYGVLGDYVPKGFLKQLAFPFTWKG, from the coding sequence GTGCTCAAGAAACTCAACCAGTTCACCGAAGGTCACGGCGCGCTGCGCCCAGGCCGTGGCCTCGTCACCGGAGCCATTGCGCTGTCGCTGGCCATCCTGTGTTTTCTGGGCGTGATGGCCTTTCACTTCCCGCAGTACCTCACCACGCCCCAGCTGCGCCAGCAGTACGACGTGGGTCTGATGCGGCAGTTGCTGTTTGGAGCCATGGTGATCGCTGGTGGCCTGAGCCTGGTGAATGTGTTGTTCAACCGCGCCCGCTGGCTCTCGGCTTTTGCCTTCGCGCTGGTCACGCTCAGCGCGCTGCTGGGTGGGCACCAGGTGGAGGTGGACCCGAACTTCCCCGACCACACGCCCTACATCGGCATGGACTGGTTCATCCTCGATCTGCTGGGCTCGGCGCTGATCTTCATCTTCATCGAGAAGCTGTTTGCCTTGCGCAAGGACCAGCCGGTTTTTCGCCCCGAGTGGCAGACCGACTTTCACCACTTCATCGTCAACCACATGGTCATCGGCTTCATGCTGCTGGCCACCAACCTGCTGGTGCACAACATCTTCGGCTGGGTGCCGGTGGACGGTATTCGCGGCTGGATCGCGGCGCTGCCGTTCTGGGCCGCGCTGCCGCTGATCATCCTGGTGGCCGACCTCGCCCAGTACTGGACGCACCGCGCTTACCACGAGACCCCATTGCTGTGGCGCCTGCACGCGGTGCACCACAGCACGAAACACATGGACTGGATGGCCGGCTCGCGCCAGCACATCCTGGAGACCATCATCACGCGCACGCTGGTGCTGGGGCCCATCTACCTGCTGGGCTTTTCCAAGGAAGTGATCGACGCCTACATCATCGTGGTCGGCTTCCAGGCCGTGTTCAACCACGCCAACGTGAGCGTGCGCCTGGGCCCGCTGCGCTACCTCATCGTCACGCCCAACTTCCACCACTGGCACCACAGCCAGGACGCCGACGCGCTGGACAAAAACTACGCCGCGCACTATGCCTTCCTCGACCATCTGTTCGGCACCGCCGTCAACAGCAACAAAGTCTGGCCCGAACGCTACGGCGTGCTGGGCGACTACGTGCCCAAGGGCTTTCTGAAGCAGCTCGCGTTCCCCTTCACCTGGAAGGGCTGA
- a CDS encoding NAD(P)/FAD-dependent oxidoreductase, which translates to MQNFDAIVIGAGAAGLFCAGVAGQRGLRVLVLDHSEKVAEKIRISGGGRANFTNRDLDPHAPHKHFISANPNFCRSALSRYTPADFVGLLQRHGIAFHEKHKGQLFCDRSAEDLIQMLLRECDAGGVQRWQPCGVKAIRVDGEGVYELDTDRDTVRSRSVVVATGGLSIPKIGATDFGYRLAKQFGLRLVEPRPGLVPMTFDGDHWLPYAGLSGLALPVRIETGDKKTRMAFNEDLLFTHRGLSGPAVLQISSYWSDNTPIRLNLAPDADLPAALARAKATSRKLLANELAGLVPSRLADAWVQQDPDWQRPVAEASDKALARLAERLSRWEITPTGTEGYKKAEVTLGGVDTRDLSSQTLESKQPGLYFIGEVVDVTGWLGGYNFQWAWASAHACAMALGSQSH; encoded by the coding sequence ATGCAAAACTTCGACGCCATCGTCATCGGCGCTGGCGCCGCCGGCCTTTTCTGTGCCGGTGTGGCAGGTCAACGCGGCCTGCGCGTGCTGGTACTCGACCACAGCGAGAAGGTGGCCGAGAAGATCCGCATCTCGGGTGGCGGGCGCGCCAACTTCACCAACCGCGACCTCGACCCGCACGCCCCGCACAAGCACTTCATCAGCGCCAATCCGAACTTCTGCCGCTCCGCGCTTTCGCGCTACACGCCGGCCGATTTCGTCGGGCTGCTGCAGCGCCATGGCATCGCCTTCCACGAGAAGCACAAAGGCCAGCTGTTCTGCGACCGCTCGGCCGAAGACCTGATCCAGATGCTGCTGCGCGAGTGCGACGCCGGTGGCGTGCAGCGCTGGCAGCCCTGCGGCGTGAAAGCCATCCGGGTGGACGGCGAGGGTGTCTACGAACTCGACACCGACCGCGACACGGTGCGCAGCCGCTCCGTGGTGGTGGCCACCGGTGGCCTGTCCATCCCCAAGATCGGCGCCACCGATTTCGGCTATCGGCTGGCGAAGCAGTTCGGCCTGCGCCTGGTCGAGCCGCGTCCGGGCTTGGTGCCCATGACGTTCGACGGTGACCATTGGTTGCCGTACGCCGGGCTCTCCGGCCTGGCGCTGCCAGTTCGCATCGAGACCGGCGACAAGAAGACCCGCATGGCGTTCAACGAAGACCTGCTCTTCACGCACCGCGGGCTATCGGGCCCGGCGGTGCTGCAGATCTCCAGCTACTGGAGCGACAACACCCCGATCCGCCTGAACCTGGCGCCAGACGCCGACCTGCCCGCCGCACTCGCCCGCGCCAAGGCCACCTCACGCAAGCTGCTTGCCAACGAACTCGCGGGTCTCGTGCCCAGCCGCCTGGCCGACGCCTGGGTGCAGCAGGACCCCGACTGGCAGCGCCCGGTGGCCGAGGCCTCCGACAAGGCCTTGGCCCGACTGGCCGAGCGCCTGTCGCGCTGGGAGATCACCCCCACCGGCACCGAGGGCTACAAAAAGGCCGAGGTGACGCTGGGCGGCGTGGACACGCGGGACCTGTCGTCGCAAACCCTGGAATCGAAGCAGCCGGGGCTGTATTTCATTGGCGAGGTGGTGGACGTGACCGGTTGGCTGGGCGGCTACAACTTCCAGTGGGCCTGGGCCAGCGCCCACGCGTGCGCCATGGCTCTGGGTAGCCAATCGCATTGA
- the rpsU gene encoding 30S ribosomal protein S21: MTTIRVKDNEPFDVALRRFKRTIEKLGLLTDLRAREFYEKPTAERKRKKAAAVKRHYKRVRSMQLPKKLY, encoded by the coding sequence ATGACGACCATCCGTGTAAAAGACAACGAACCCTTTGACGTCGCTCTGCGCCGTTTCAAGCGCACCATCGAAAAGCTCGGTTTGCTGACCGATCTGCGCGCCCGTGAGTTCTACGAAAAGCCCACCGCCGAGCGCAAGCGCAAGAAGGCCGCCGCCGTCAAGCGCCACTACAAGCGTGTGCGCTCGATGCAGCTGCCCAAGAAGCTGTACTGA